A region of Mesorhizobium sp. AR02 DNA encodes the following proteins:
- the pgl gene encoding 6-phosphogluconolactonase produces MAREQLTSASYNWNAFPDRPQLAAALAARVADRLTKAIAERGTAVLAVSGGTTPAKFFAALSALPIAWDRVIVTLVDERFVPASSPRSNAGLVAANLLQNAAKAARFVPLYHEASGIEDAAASDDAALRSLPWPLDVVVLGMGPDGHTASFFPDADDLAKLLDPASDRIILPVHAASAGEPRLTLTLARIIDAGFIALHIEGEDKRTAFDGAVAPGPRKPIRAVLDAAPRSIEVFWAP; encoded by the coding sequence ATGGCACGAGAGCAATTGACCAGCGCCAGCTACAACTGGAACGCTTTCCCCGACCGTCCGCAACTGGCGGCGGCGCTGGCCGCCCGCGTCGCCGATCGCCTGACCAAGGCAATCGCCGAGCGCGGCACGGCCGTGCTGGCCGTCTCCGGCGGCACGACGCCGGCAAAGTTCTTTGCCGCGCTCTCAGCGCTGCCGATTGCCTGGGACAGAGTGATCGTGACGCTGGTCGACGAGCGTTTCGTGCCCGCCTCCTCGCCGCGTTCCAATGCCGGGCTGGTGGCCGCCAATCTGTTGCAGAACGCGGCCAAGGCGGCACGCTTCGTGCCGCTCTACCATGAGGCATCCGGTATCGAGGATGCGGCGGCATCCGACGATGCCGCACTGCGCTCCCTGCCCTGGCCGCTCGATGTCGTGGTGCTCGGCATGGGGCCGGACGGCCACACCGCCTCGTTCTTTCCCGATGCCGACGACCTGGCAAAGCTGCTCGACCCGGCCTCGGACAGGATCATCCTGCCGGTTCATGCGGCCAGCGCGGGCGAGCCACGGCTGACCCTGACGCTGGCGCGCATCATCGATGCCGGCTTCATCGCGCTGCACATAGAGGGCGAGGACAAGCGCACCGCCTTTGACGGTGCGGTTGCGCCCGGGCCGCGAAAGCCGATCCGTGCCGTGCTGGACGCCGCACCCAGGTCCATAGAGGTTTTCTGGGCGCCGTGA
- the edd gene encoding phosphogluconate dehydratase, with amino-acid sequence MTARRDIEAITERIRQRSKAGRERYLGRIAEASNQTANRSVLSCGNLAHGFAVCSPSEKLALGADKVPNLGIITSYNDMLSAHQPFETYPALIKEAAREAGGIAQVAGGVPAMCDGVTQGQPGMELSLFSRDVIAMAAAIGLSHNMFDAAVYLGVCDKIVPGLVIAALTFGHLPAVFIPAGPMTTGLPNDEKAKVRQLYAEGKAGRAELLEAESKSYHGPGTCTFYGTANSNQMLMEIMGLHTPGASFVNPGTPLREALTREATKQALAITALGNAYTPVGRMIDERSIVNGVVGLHATGGSTNHTIHLIAMAAAAGIALTWQDISDLSEAVPLLARVYPNGLADVNHFHAAGGLGFLIRELLDEGVLHEDVQTVWGEGLRPYAVEAKLGADGSVVREAVPLQSGDEKVLAPFNKAFQPTGGLKVLAGNLGHAVIKTSAVKPERRLIEAPAKVFDSQQGLNDAFKAGTLTGDFIAVIRFQGPKANGMPELHKLTTVLGILQDRGQRVALVTDGRMSGASGKVPAAIHVTPEAVEDGPIARIHDGDIIRLDADAGTLEVLVPGTEFALRRTAEADLIGNEFGFGRELFAGFRQLVGRADHGASAFGTA; translated from the coding sequence ATGACCGCAAGACGCGACATCGAAGCCATCACGGAGCGCATCCGCCAACGCTCGAAGGCGGGCCGCGAACGCTATCTCGGCCGCATCGCCGAAGCGTCGAACCAGACTGCCAACCGCTCGGTGCTGTCCTGCGGCAACCTCGCCCACGGCTTTGCGGTGTGCAGCCCCTCGGAAAAGCTGGCGCTCGGCGCCGACAAGGTGCCCAATCTCGGCATCATCACCTCCTACAACGACATGCTGTCAGCGCATCAGCCGTTCGAGACCTACCCTGCCCTGATCAAGGAGGCCGCCCGCGAAGCCGGCGGCATCGCCCAGGTGGCCGGTGGCGTGCCGGCGATGTGCGACGGCGTCACGCAGGGCCAGCCCGGCATGGAGCTGTCGCTGTTTTCGCGCGACGTGATCGCCATGGCGGCAGCGATCGGCTTGTCGCACAACATGTTCGACGCCGCCGTCTATCTCGGCGTCTGCGACAAGATCGTGCCGGGGCTGGTGATCGCGGCACTCACCTTCGGCCATCTGCCGGCGGTGTTCATCCCTGCCGGGCCGATGACGACAGGCCTGCCCAACGATGAAAAGGCCAAGGTCCGGCAGCTCTATGCCGAGGGCAAGGCAGGGCGCGCCGAACTCTTGGAAGCCGAGTCCAAATCCTACCATGGGCCGGGCACCTGCACCTTCTACGGCACAGCCAACTCCAACCAGATGCTGATGGAGATCATGGGCCTGCACACGCCGGGCGCCTCCTTCGTCAATCCCGGCACGCCGTTGCGCGAAGCCTTGACCCGCGAGGCAACGAAGCAGGCGCTGGCGATCACCGCGCTCGGCAATGCTTATACGCCGGTCGGGCGCATGATCGACGAGCGCTCGATCGTCAACGGCGTCGTCGGCCTGCACGCGACCGGCGGCTCGACCAACCACACCATCCACCTGATCGCCATGGCGGCGGCAGCCGGCATCGCCCTGACCTGGCAGGACATTTCCGACCTGTCGGAAGCCGTGCCGCTCTTGGCGCGCGTCTACCCGAACGGCCTTGCCGACGTGAACCATTTCCATGCCGCCGGCGGGCTCGGCTTCCTGATCCGCGAACTGCTGGACGAAGGCGTCCTGCACGAGGATGTGCAGACGGTGTGGGGCGAAGGCCTGCGGCCTTATGCGGTCGAGGCAAAGCTCGGCGCCGACGGCAGCGTGGTGCGTGAGGCCGTCCCGCTCCAAAGCGGCGACGAAAAGGTGCTGGCGCCGTTCAACAAGGCGTTCCAGCCGACGGGCGGCCTGAAGGTGCTGGCGGGCAATCTCGGCCATGCCGTCATCAAGACCTCGGCCGTCAAACCGGAACGGCGCCTCATCGAGGCACCGGCCAAGGTGTTCGACAGCCAGCAGGGCCTGAACGACGCGTTCAAGGCGGGCACGCTCACCGGTGATTTCATCGCCGTCATCCGCTTCCAGGGTCCGAAGGCCAACGGCATGCCGGAACTGCACAAGCTGACCACCGTGCTCGGCATCCTGCAGGATCGCGGCCAGCGCGTGGCACTTGTCACCGACGGGCGCATGTCTGGCGCCTCCGGCAAGGTGCCGGCGGCGATCCATGTGACGCCGGAAGCGGTCGAGGACGGGCCGATCGCCCGGATCCATGACGGCGACATCATCCGCCTCGACGCCGATGCCGGCACGCTGGAAGTGCTGGTGCCGGGGACGGAGTTCGCGCTGCGCCGCACTGCCGAAGCCGATCTCATCGGCAACGAGTTCGGCTTCGGCCGCGAGCTTTTCGCCGGCTTCCGGCAGTTGGTGGGCCGTGCCGACCATGGCGCCAGCGCCTTCGGAACGGCTTGA
- a CDS encoding vWA domain-containing protein encodes MVGLARSVAAAILLLSMTTFGFAANKVIIILDASGSMWAQIDGKPKLEIARESLRTVLQSVPADDEIGFMAYGHREKGSCDDIQLIVPPQAGSASAITDAADSLKFLGKTPLTAAVKQAAEALKYTEDKATVVLITDGLETCGGDPCALGKELEASGVDFTADVVGFGLTADEGKQIACLADNTGGKYIQASDEKALQEALVETVAAPAPAPAPAPAPAPEPAPAPAPKAAEVDYNLIPQAFLKEGGEVPKIDVYYEVFKDDAKGVGGDNVNYGYNAIKFHVPAGNYIVVATSGGAKAEQKVSLTADKATELALNLNAAELSIHARPAPGADVDRNAQISIAYPGGTSDSNYGEVKFVVPAGETKVTVKLGAGEASETMQLVAGQVVDKDIIVGVGKAKANAFYTQGGEKAETDVGWKVYKAAKKLDGTRDQVTYAYGPDSQFDLPPGDYVMGVDVQAVSTEQPFSVTVGQMTDVNVTLNAGVLAVDAPGADGFKIFEAKKNIQGERKQVTYAYGEKMQTTLAAGDYVLVTNFTTDKADKETPFTVKAGERSELKVQ; translated from the coding sequence ATGGTGGGACTTGCACGGAGCGTCGCTGCGGCGATCCTCCTTTTGTCGATGACGACGTTCGGCTTTGCCGCAAACAAGGTCATCATCATTCTCGACGCTTCCGGCTCGATGTGGGCGCAGATCGACGGCAAGCCCAAGCTCGAAATCGCCCGGGAGTCGTTGAGAACCGTGCTTCAATCCGTTCCCGCCGACGACGAGATCGGCTTCATGGCCTATGGTCATCGCGAAAAGGGCAGCTGCGACGATATCCAGCTGATCGTGCCGCCCCAGGCGGGCTCGGCAAGCGCCATCACCGATGCCGCCGACAGTCTGAAATTCCTCGGCAAGACGCCGCTGACGGCGGCCGTCAAGCAGGCGGCCGAAGCGCTGAAATACACCGAGGACAAGGCGACCGTCGTCCTCATCACCGACGGGCTTGAGACTTGCGGTGGCGACCCCTGTGCGCTCGGCAAGGAACTCGAGGCGTCCGGCGTCGATTTCACGGCCGACGTCGTCGGCTTCGGCCTGACCGCTGACGAAGGCAAGCAGATTGCCTGCCTCGCCGACAACACCGGCGGCAAGTACATACAGGCCTCAGACGAGAAGGCGCTGCAGGAAGCGCTGGTTGAGACCGTGGCTGCGCCGGCACCAGCCCCTGCGCCGGCACCAGCCCCGGCTCCCGAACCCGCACCGGCGCCCGCGCCGAAAGCGGCCGAGGTCGACTACAATCTTATCCCGCAAGCGTTCTTGAAAGAGGGCGGCGAGGTGCCGAAGATCGACGTCTACTATGAAGTCTTCAAGGACGATGCAAAGGGTGTCGGTGGAGACAATGTCAACTACGGTTACAACGCTATCAAGTTCCACGTTCCCGCTGGCAACTACATCGTCGTTGCCACCAGTGGCGGCGCCAAGGCCGAGCAGAAGGTTTCGCTGACGGCGGACAAGGCAACAGAGCTGGCGCTCAACCTGAACGCCGCGGAGCTCTCCATCCACGCGCGGCCGGCGCCCGGCGCCGATGTCGACCGGAATGCGCAGATCAGCATTGCCTATCCCGGCGGCACGTCGGACAGCAATTACGGCGAGGTCAAGTTCGTCGTCCCGGCCGGCGAGACCAAGGTCACCGTGAAACTGGGAGCCGGTGAGGCGAGCGAAACCATGCAGCTTGTCGCCGGCCAGGTCGTCGACAAGGACATCATCGTCGGTGTCGGCAAGGCCAAGGCCAACGCCTTCTACACCCAGGGCGGGGAGAAGGCCGAAACCGATGTGGGTTGGAAGGTGTACAAGGCCGCCAAGAAGCTCGACGGCACCCGCGATCAGGTGACCTACGCCTACGGCCCCGACAGCCAGTTCGATCTGCCTCCGGGCGACTATGTGATGGGCGTCGATGTGCAGGCCGTGTCCACGGAACAGCCCTTCAGCGTGACGGTCGGGCAGATGACCGATGTCAACGTGACGCTGAACGCGGGTGTCCTGGCGGTGGACGCGCCAGGCGCTGACGGCTTCAAGATCTTTGAAGCCAAGAAGAACATCCAGGGCGAGCGCAAGCAGGTGACCTACGCCTATGGAGAGAAGATGCAGACCACGCTGGCGGCGGGCGACTACGTGCTCGTGACCAATTTCACCACCGACAAGGCCGACAAGGAAACACCCTTCACGGTCAAGGCCGGCGAGCGGAGCGAGCTTAAAGTCCAGTAG
- a CDS encoding GlxA family transcriptional regulator, which yields MTLKAPVLPNPTISPERPVTTDPVQGGRQFAFLLVDKFSMFSLAAAIDTFRSANRLLGRDFYGWTTVSADGDPVMASNGLPLKIDYAVADLPPVDILFVSVGLTTEFPGKSKVLAALRSWGRRGNALGALSVGSYLLAEAGQLDGYRCTIHWENRAGFMERFPDINCTGNVFEIDRKRYTCAGGTTSIDLMLEIVRGDFGSNLANGVANQFQHERIRSAGDRQRVGPERDLTGKSEKLRRIVELMADHLDEPLSAVQLAKSAGLSVRQVERLFLRHLNVTPGRYYMRLRLERARELLRQTNMPILDVAIATGFTSHSYFAQSYRLQFGRPPSEERRTTY from the coding sequence TTGACCCTGAAAGCGCCAGTTTTGCCGAACCCCACCATTTCCCCGGAACGGCCGGTCACGACTGATCCCGTCCAAGGTGGCCGGCAGTTCGCCTTCCTGCTGGTCGACAAGTTTTCCATGTTCTCGCTGGCCGCCGCCATCGACACGTTCCGTTCGGCGAACCGTCTGCTCGGCCGCGATTTCTATGGCTGGACCACGGTGTCGGCCGATGGCGATCCGGTGATGGCGTCCAACGGTCTGCCGCTCAAGATCGACTATGCCGTCGCCGACCTGCCGCCGGTCGACATCCTCTTCGTCTCGGTCGGCCTGACGACGGAATTCCCCGGCAAGAGCAAGGTGCTGGCGGCGCTGCGCAGCTGGGGCCGGCGCGGCAACGCGCTCGGTGCGCTGTCGGTCGGTTCCTACTTGCTGGCCGAGGCGGGGCAACTCGACGGCTACCGCTGCACCATCCATTGGGAAAACCGCGCCGGCTTCATGGAGCGCTTCCCCGACATCAACTGCACCGGCAATGTCTTCGAGATCGACCGCAAGCGCTACACCTGCGCCGGCGGCACCACCTCGATCGACCTGATGCTGGAGATCGTGCGCGGCGATTTCGGCTCGAATCTCGCCAATGGTGTCGCCAACCAGTTCCAGCACGAGCGCATCCGCTCGGCGGGCGACCGCCAGCGCGTCGGGCCGGAACGCGACCTGACCGGCAAGTCGGAGAAGCTCAGGCGCATCGTCGAACTGATGGCCGACCATCTCGACGAACCGCTGTCGGCGGTGCAGCTCGCCAAGTCGGCCGGCCTTTCGGTGCGTCAGGTGGAGCGCCTGTTCCTGCGCCACCTCAATGTCACGCCTGGCCGCTATTACATGCGGTTGCGGCTGGAGCGGGCGCGCGAATTGCTGCGCCAGACCAACATGCCGATCCTCGATGTGGCGATCGCGACCGGCTTCACCTCGCATTCCTATTTCGCCCAGAGCTACCGGCTGCAGTTTGGCAGGCCGCCCTCGGAAGAGCGCCGCACCACCTACTGA
- the folD gene encoding bifunctional methylenetetrahydrofolate dehydrogenase/methenyltetrahydrofolate cyclohydrolase FolD, whose amino-acid sequence MAEVIDGKSVAEDVVRTVKTLTAELVAKAKPGLAVVIVGEDPASQVYVASKSRTAKECGFHSLQHTLPAETSEEALLKIIGDLNADPAINGILVQLPLPAHIDAGKIIQTIAPEKDVDGFHFINVGKLGTGELDTAFVPCTPAGSMLLIERVRGKDLSGLNAVVVGRSNIVGKPMANLLLAANCTVTIAHSRTKDLPALARTADILVAAVGRPEMIKGDWVKPGATVIDVGINRIPAPEKGEGKSRLVGDVAYAEAAKEAGAITPVPGGVGPMTIAMLMANTLASAYLAAGLKRPSF is encoded by the coding sequence ATGGCCGAAGTGATTGACGGAAAGAGCGTTGCCGAGGATGTGGTGCGGACGGTCAAGACCCTGACCGCCGAGCTGGTCGCCAAGGCCAAGCCTGGTCTGGCCGTCGTCATCGTCGGCGAGGATCCGGCAAGCCAGGTCTATGTCGCTTCCAAGTCGCGCACCGCCAAGGAATGCGGCTTTCATTCGCTCCAGCACACGCTGCCGGCGGAGACCTCCGAGGAGGCACTGCTCAAGATCATCGGCGACCTTAACGCCGATCCGGCAATCAACGGCATTCTGGTTCAGTTGCCGCTTCCCGCCCATATCGATGCCGGCAAGATCATCCAGACGATCGCACCAGAGAAGGACGTCGACGGGTTCCATTTCATCAATGTCGGCAAGCTCGGTACCGGCGAACTCGACACCGCCTTTGTTCCCTGCACGCCGGCCGGCTCGATGCTGCTGATCGAGCGCGTGCGCGGCAAGGATCTGTCCGGCCTCAACGCCGTCGTCGTCGGCCGCTCCAACATCGTCGGCAAGCCGATGGCCAACCTGCTGCTTGCCGCCAACTGCACCGTCACCATCGCCCACAGCCGTACAAAAGACCTGCCGGCGCTTGCCCGCACCGCCGACATTCTTGTCGCCGCCGTCGGCCGGCCGGAAATGATCAAGGGGGATTGGGTCAAGCCTGGCGCCACCGTCATCGATGTCGGCATCAACCGCATTCCCGCACCCGAGAAGGGCGAGGGCAAATCGCGCCTCGTCGGCGATGTCGCCTATGCCGAGGCGGCCAAGGAAGCCGGCGCCATCACGCCGGTGCCCGGCGGCGTCGGGCCGATGACCATTGCCATGCTGATGGCCAATACGTTAGCTTCTGCCTACCTTGCGGCCGGATTGAAGCGGCCCTCCTTCTGA
- a CDS encoding GumC family protein translates to MVDRENREDWRRERSLLALGQAMRGEDDASLVSIGDRADSAWREDAATRHRLARSRREARTNPTPSAAAGTERFQSDEQPEAATQDDAWRSQDDTGTSDLPPATPYARSAAEEPSGSARSHETSGSRYGGEANASFSDRRDDQQWKPLIDPMQVVRGIARSKLLIITTTLIGAGLGIAIALSTPKKYEATAELIVDPRDLKLTDRDLTQNVVASDATLAIVENQVRVLTSGTVLNKVVDKLNLANDPEFNGQGAGGLGIRSLIRSILPHQDGPSGADEVRRRALAVGNLAESLSVERGGKTFVITVSAITQNGEKSALIANTMTDVFLQTFGQIQSDTAGRATDELTARLDELRKGVEVAERKVEEFRASHDLVDAQGHLISDDEMLKLNEQLSVARARTLELNARAASARSIDVNSVLSGTLPEEINSNTMSDLRSQYATLKQEADRAAIRLGPRHPELQALNAQIAGARDRIAGELRRIASSLQVDLKRAVQLEQDLSSRLAQLKVRSGDVNNDLVSMRELEREAAAKRSVYEQYLLRAKETGEQKDINTANMNVISKAFAPLEAKGPSRALMALAGLLLGFASGVGLGAMRGAYESLRETANSRSRRDRKAPLEEQAFRAAPPPAPPMPAAPVPPPPPPASLPPASPPPLAQAEAAPVERPGRIAVLMAKLRNALSRKPSTEADNDEFAAFSGNTQPADAAISSGVPNPDSAFMPRPSGYARPPFPPAFDATYSGPMGPPSRSPLMPPPIYPAPPPYPPAQQAGYPQMQPWQPQPPAGSPYTQAMAPYAGHVPYQQPAPPQPSAYPAQPPGEPSPVEESAEQAPIEEIRASLREFREAVRELTESRSRRRYF, encoded by the coding sequence ATGGTCGACAGGGAAAACCGTGAAGACTGGAGGCGCGAGCGTTCATTGCTGGCGCTCGGCCAGGCCATGCGCGGTGAGGATGACGCGTCCCTGGTCTCGATAGGGGACCGGGCGGATTCGGCCTGGCGCGAGGATGCCGCCACGCGCCATCGCCTTGCCCGCTCCCGGCGTGAGGCGCGGACGAACCCAACGCCATCCGCTGCCGCCGGAACAGAACGATTCCAGTCGGATGAGCAGCCGGAAGCGGCTACACAGGACGACGCCTGGCGCTCGCAGGACGACACCGGCACCAGCGATCTGCCGCCGGCCACGCCGTACGCACGGTCGGCCGCTGAAGAACCGTCCGGCAGTGCTCGGTCTCATGAGACCTCTGGATCCCGCTATGGGGGCGAAGCGAATGCGTCCTTTAGCGATCGCAGGGATGATCAGCAGTGGAAGCCGCTGATCGATCCGATGCAGGTGGTGCGCGGCATTGCCAGGTCGAAGCTGCTGATCATCACGACGACGCTGATAGGTGCCGGACTCGGCATCGCCATCGCGCTGTCGACGCCGAAAAAATATGAAGCCACCGCCGAACTGATCGTCGATCCGCGCGACCTCAAGCTCACCGACCGCGACCTCACCCAGAATGTGGTCGCCTCCGACGCCACGCTCGCCATCGTCGAAAACCAGGTCAGGGTGCTGACCTCCGGCACGGTCTTGAACAAGGTCGTCGACAAGCTCAACCTGGCCAACGATCCGGAATTCAACGGCCAGGGTGCCGGCGGCCTCGGCATCCGGTCTCTCATTCGCTCGATTCTTCCGCACCAGGATGGCCCGAGCGGCGCCGACGAGGTTCGCCGGCGCGCGCTTGCCGTCGGCAATCTGGCCGAAAGCCTCTCGGTCGAGCGCGGTGGCAAGACTTTCGTCATCACCGTCAGTGCGATCACGCAGAATGGCGAGAAATCGGCTCTCATCGCCAACACGATGACGGACGTGTTCCTGCAGACCTTTGGTCAGATCCAGTCGGATACGGCCGGCCGCGCAACCGATGAACTGACGGCAAGGCTCGATGAACTGCGCAAGGGCGTCGAGGTGGCCGAGCGCAAGGTCGAGGAGTTCAGGGCCTCGCATGATCTTGTCGACGCACAGGGCCATTTGATCAGCGACGACGAGATGCTGAAGCTCAACGAACAGCTCTCGGTTGCCCGCGCCCGCACGCTGGAGCTGAATGCGAGGGCGGCTTCGGCGCGCTCGATCGACGTCAATTCAGTTCTCTCCGGGACCTTGCCGGAAGAGATCAACTCCAACACGATGAGCGATCTGCGCTCGCAATATGCCACGCTCAAGCAGGAGGCCGACCGTGCCGCCATCCGGCTTGGCCCGCGCCATCCTGAACTCCAGGCGCTCAACGCACAGATCGCCGGCGCGCGCGACCGCATCGCTGGCGAATTGCGCCGCATCGCCTCCTCGCTGCAGGTCGATCTGAAACGCGCTGTCCAGCTCGAGCAGGATCTCTCCTCCCGCCTTGCCCAGCTCAAGGTCCGCAGCGGCGACGTCAACAACGATCTGGTGTCGATGCGTGAACTGGAGCGCGAGGCCGCCGCCAAGCGCTCCGTCTACGAACAATATCTGCTGCGCGCCAAGGAGACCGGCGAGCAGAAAGACATCAACACCGCCAATATGAACGTGATCTCCAAGGCTTTTGCGCCGCTCGAGGCCAAGGGGCCGTCGCGAGCCTTGATGGCACTTGCCGGCCTGCTGCTCGGCTTTGCCTCTGGCGTTGGCCTTGGCGCCATGCGTGGGGCCTACGAGAGCCTGCGCGAGACAGCGAACTCGCGCTCGCGCCGCGACCGCAAGGCGCCTCTTGAGGAGCAGGCATTCCGTGCCGCGCCGCCGCCTGCGCCACCAATGCCGGCAGCGCCGGTGCCTCCGCCTCCGCCACCTGCATCGCTGCCGCCTGCATCACCACCGCCCTTGGCACAGGCCGAAGCCGCTCCCGTCGAACGGCCCGGGCGTATCGCCGTGCTCATGGCGAAGCTGCGCAATGCCTTGTCCCGCAAGCCCTCCACAGAGGCGGACAACGACGAGTTCGCCGCCTTTAGTGGAAACACGCAGCCGGCGGACGCTGCCATATCCTCCGGCGTCCCGAACCCGGATTCCGCCTTCATGCCTCGGCCGTCGGGCTATGCGCGGCCGCCTTTCCCGCCAGCCTTCGATGCCACTTATTCGGGGCCGATGGGGCCGCCGTCGCGGTCGCCCCTGATGCCGCCGCCCATTTATCCGGCTCCGCCGCCCTATCCCCCTGCACAGCAGGCGGGCTATCCGCAGATGCAGCCTTGGCAGCCGCAGCCGCCGGCAGGTTCCCCCTATACACAGGCCATGGCGCCCTATGCCGGGCATGTGCCATATCAGCAGCCCGCTCCGCCGCAACCATCGGCCTATCCAGCCCAGCCACCGGGTGAGCCTTCGCCGGTAGAGGAAAGCGCCGAACAGGCGCCGATCGAGGAAATTCGCGCCAGCCTGCGCGAATTCCGCGAGGCGGTCCGCGAACTCACCGAGAGCCGCTCCCGCCGCCGCTACTTCTGA
- a CDS encoding lipopolysaccharide biosynthesis protein, whose protein sequence is MTEARGIPQRRTFARIGTFVAERRGLVRDYFSAISGAGGRLVFSLAYFIALANTLSISEFGMFATASAAGVMLSRILAFGFISALYRTATIRPNLIGTFTAGFLLLGIVSLPLLAAASFGVYLIFFAGTVPLSVFSAIVFAEALLWRPVEVALIVNNGLGKFGRAAVLAILATALRALGAVLFMVSAQHSIWVWSWFYIGANAASLLLAFGWFYPRQRLRLRIELYLRRLADSLYVAGAEILFYLQSEFDKLLVLAIGGPHLAGIYAIIMRLVDLTAIPIRTFSMMLVQRMMRAPDLLSRLTVKSGIEGGVFLVSTLALLALGIVLHFFPNALGRNVSEAAPLVALAICVPGLRNLVEYQAELLFARGQTLVRALNLGLLAALKALLLTYVLTTISDTSKLVLSLNIVFLLLYLASMLLTYSAMRKPAKAI, encoded by the coding sequence ATGACCGAAGCTCGCGGCATACCGCAAAGGCGCACTTTCGCCCGGATCGGCACTTTCGTGGCCGAGCGACGGGGGCTGGTGCGCGACTATTTTTCTGCGATCAGCGGCGCCGGCGGGCGACTGGTGTTTTCACTCGCCTATTTCATCGCGCTCGCCAACACGCTGTCCATCTCCGAATTCGGCATGTTCGCCACCGCTTCGGCGGCCGGCGTGATGCTGTCGCGGATCCTGGCCTTCGGTTTTATCTCGGCGCTCTATCGCACCGCCACCATCCGCCCCAACCTGATCGGCACCTTCACCGCCGGCTTCCTGCTGCTCGGCATCGTCTCGCTGCCGCTGCTGGCCGCGGCCTCGTTCGGCGTCTACCTGATCTTCTTCGCTGGCACCGTGCCGCTGTCGGTGTTTTCGGCGATCGTCTTTGCCGAAGCATTGTTGTGGCGGCCGGTGGAGGTGGCCCTGATCGTCAACAACGGGTTGGGCAAGTTCGGCCGTGCGGCCGTACTGGCGATCCTGGCGACGGCGCTGCGGGCGCTTGGCGCGGTGTTGTTCATGGTCTCGGCGCAGCACAGCATCTGGGTGTGGTCGTGGTTCTATATCGGTGCCAACGCCGCCTCGTTGCTTCTGGCTTTCGGCTGGTTCTATCCGCGCCAAAGGTTGCGGCTGCGCATCGAACTTTATCTCAGGCGGCTTGCCGATTCCCTCTACGTTGCCGGCGCCGAAATCCTGTTCTACCTGCAATCGGAATTCGACAAGCTGCTGGTGCTGGCGATCGGCGGCCCGCATCTGGCCGGTATCTATGCCATCATCATGCGGCTGGTCGACCTGACCGCGATCCCGATCCGCACCTTCTCGATGATGCTGGTGCAGCGCATGATGCGCGCGCCGGACCTGTTGTCGCGGCTGACGGTCAAGAGCGGCATAGAGGGCGGCGTTTTCCTCGTTTCGACGCTGGCGCTGCTGGCACTTGGCATCGTGCTGCATTTCTTCCCCAACGCGCTCGGCAGGAATGTCTCCGAGGCCGCACCGCTGGTGGCGCTGGCGATCTGCGTTCCGGGCTTGCGCAATCTGGTCGAATACCAGGCCGAGCTTCTCTTCGCGCGCGGCCAGACGCTGGTGCGGGCGCTCAATCTCGGTCTGCTCGCCGCATTGAAGGCGCTGCTGCTGACCTATGTGCTGACGACCATCTCCGATACGTCGAAGCTGGTTCTGTCACTCAACATCGTCTTCCTGCTGCTCTATCTCGCCTCGATGCTGCTGACTTATTCGGCAATGCGCAAGCCGGCGAAGGCGATCTGA